The nucleotide sequence CTTTTCGCCGGAGTCGCCGGCGCATTGTCCGCCCACACGTTTTACTTTATTAAACCGACGTCTTATGGGTTTTTACAGAGCTTCAACATCCTGGTCATCGTGGTGCTCGGAGGCCTGGGGAGTATCACCGGATCGATCCTGGGCGCCGTGGTATTGACGCTCATCACCGCGTTCTTACAGGATTACCCTCAATGGCAAATGGTCATTTACTCCCTGATTCTCGTCCTGATCATGATTTTCCGGCCCCAGGGGCTCATGGGAACCAAGGAATTTCGCCTTTCCGCCATCGGGCTCGGACGAAGGAGGGACGAACATGCCGCTCCTTGAGCTGGACAAAGTGACGTGCGAATTCGGAGGGTTGCGGGCGGTTTCCGAGGTTTCACTGCACTTGGATACCGGGGAATTGGTGGGACTGATCGGCCCGAATGGAGCGGGGAAAACCACCATCTTCAATCTGTTGACAGGAGTCTATGCCCCCAGCGAAGGGCGGATCCTCTTTGACGGTGCATCTCTTGTCGGGTGGGCGCCCTGGCGGATCAATCGGGCGGGGATCGCCCGGACCTTCCAAAATATCCGCCTGTTCAGCGACATGACAGTTTTGGACAACGTCAAGATCGCCTACCACAACCACGTGCGGCACGGGGTGATGTCTTCCATTCTTCGCCTGCCCACGTATTTTCGCGGGGAGCAGGAGATCGAAGAGAAAGCGCTGGCCTTTCTGAGCTTGTTTCATTTGGAAGAGAAAAAGCACGAATTGGCCCGGAACTTGCCGTACGGGGAGCAAAGGCGGCTGGAGATCGCCCGGGCCCTGGCCACAGAACCGAGGCTTTTGCTCCTGGACGAGCCCGCAGCAGGGATGAACCCTCAGGAAACCCGGGAATTGATGGACCTCATCGCTTTTATCCGGGAGCGGTTTTCCCTGACGATCCTCTTGATCGAGCACGACATGTCCTTGGTGATGGGAATCTGCGAACGGATCTACGTCCTCGACCACGGCATGGTGATTGCCCATGGCAGCCCCGAGGAAATTCGGTCGAATCCCAAAGTGATTGAAGCCTATCTCGGGGAGGTGACCTCGTGATGTTAATGATCCGGGATCTGAACGTGTATTACGGGGTCATTCACGCCTTGAAAAATGTGTCGCTCACCGTGGATCAAGGGGACATCGTCACCTTGATCGGGGCGAACGGCGCCGGCAAAACGACTCTTTTGCGCACCATTTCCGGGCTCATCACCCCCAGGAGCGGAGATGTGCAGTTTGAAGGGCGATCCCTGGTCAAGACGCCGGCGAAAGAAATTGTCCGAATGGGCGTTTCTC is from Kyrpidia tusciae DSM 2912 and encodes:
- a CDS encoding ABC transporter ATP-binding protein — its product is MPLLELDKVTCEFGGLRAVSEVSLHLDTGELVGLIGPNGAGKTTIFNLLTGVYAPSEGRILFDGASLVGWAPWRINRAGIARTFQNIRLFSDMTVLDNVKIAYHNHVRHGVMSSILRLPTYFRGEQEIEEKALAFLSLFHLEEKKHELARNLPYGEQRRLEIARALATEPRLLLLDEPAAGMNPQETRELMDLIAFIRERFSLTILLIEHDMSLVMGICERIYVLDHGMVIAHGSPEEIRSNPKVIEAYLGEVTS